One Pseudonocardia abyssalis DNA segment encodes these proteins:
- a CDS encoding molybdopterin cofactor-binding domain-containing protein — protein sequence MAHHRFASPPPAAPRAQVSRRSFLGFVIAAPTLVVAAEMTTGFLGLAPSAAADPLVSVPQTPEIYDLLDALRDAARPTANLIRIQVNRDSTVSFDLPRSDNGQDIIGYAKIVIAEEMGLDPEQVIVTLADARPELLFNQLTGGSSTVFTTYTPIRVAAAIAAGRLLNAAAAQLQQEVNLLTTRRGVITDTLGAAIPIGDLAEIAASDVTEPVEVLLKPREEFSVIGKPRNKHDQRAMVTGAKKFVTDLKIPDALPTMVCRAPTLNGTVESVDNIDEVRRMPGVTDVEVVGTGIAVRAATFGQCIDAIQVLRAQWGAGTAEGASDDSVLEQVRAAQLPLVVPAGVVGESIESEHTFYFRSGSSLETNSAIADVRAGSAEIWGPAKNPIAAQGEIAKILGLPVGAVTFHVVQGGGSFGRKLFFDGALEAAEISQKMGKPVNLMWHRADDSRVGRVHPLCTSRIRAVVAGDKVLSFEQRHTSVSSEINPGLGEPITAAAIKAPLANLTFSESVFELTQVAHYDFGVSTRLLNEVDMRFNTQSTRNIYSPDVTAARELMVDQIAEQMGKDPYEFRREFLKSDRARGVLDKVAEEGDWGRSMPEGTAQGIGFHFEYKGVSACLVEIDCRPETVNRPIREGVTGPRVTKVTFAIDPGLVINPRGIEAQMMGGINDAIANILTAGLHLQDGYFVEASWDNYFYTRQWNTPIEMDIHIVDSGFPEPGGIGEAGVASTGAAVANAYRRATGITPEYFPIHHKEPFPFEPKPVVPPIPQSPTDGLDFTF from the coding sequence ATGGCCCACCACCGCTTCGCCTCCCCACCACCCGCAGCACCCCGCGCCCAGGTCAGCCGGCGCAGCTTCCTCGGCTTCGTCATCGCCGCCCCCACGCTGGTGGTCGCCGCGGAGATGACCACCGGGTTCCTCGGTCTCGCCCCGAGCGCGGCGGCCGACCCGCTCGTCTCCGTTCCGCAGACGCCGGAGATCTACGACCTGCTCGACGCGCTTCGCGACGCGGCCCGCCCGACGGCGAACCTCATCCGCATCCAGGTCAACCGCGACAGCACCGTCTCCTTCGACCTCCCGCGCTCGGACAACGGCCAGGACATCATCGGCTACGCCAAGATCGTCATCGCCGAGGAGATGGGGCTCGATCCCGAACAGGTGATCGTCACCCTGGCCGACGCCCGCCCGGAGCTGCTGTTCAACCAGCTCACCGGCGGATCGAGCACGGTCTTCACCACCTACACCCCGATCCGGGTCGCGGCGGCCATCGCCGCCGGCCGCCTGCTCAACGCGGCCGCCGCGCAGCTGCAGCAGGAGGTCAACCTCCTCACCACCCGTCGGGGCGTCATCACCGACACCCTCGGTGCGGCCATCCCGATCGGCGACCTGGCCGAGATCGCCGCCAGCGATGTGACCGAGCCGGTCGAGGTCCTCCTCAAGCCGCGCGAGGAGTTCAGCGTCATCGGCAAGCCGCGCAACAAGCACGACCAGCGCGCGATGGTCACCGGCGCGAAGAAGTTCGTGACCGACCTGAAGATCCCCGACGCCCTGCCGACCATGGTCTGCCGGGCACCCACGCTGAACGGCACCGTCGAGTCCGTCGACAACATCGACGAGGTCCGCCGGATGCCCGGCGTCACCGACGTCGAGGTCGTCGGGACCGGCATCGCCGTGCGGGCCGCGACCTTCGGCCAGTGCATCGACGCCATCCAGGTGCTGCGGGCCCAGTGGGGCGCCGGCACCGCGGAGGGCGCGAGCGACGACTCGGTCCTGGAGCAGGTCCGGGCGGCCCAGCTCCCGCTGGTCGTGCCCGCCGGCGTGGTCGGCGAGAGCATCGAGAGCGAGCACACGTTCTACTTCCGCAGCGGCAGCTCGCTGGAGACCAACTCCGCGATCGCCGACGTGCGCGCCGGCTCGGCCGAGATCTGGGGCCCGGCGAAGAACCCGATCGCGGCCCAGGGCGAGATCGCGAAGATCCTCGGCCTCCCGGTGGGCGCCGTGACCTTCCACGTCGTCCAGGGCGGTGGCTCCTTCGGCCGCAAGCTGTTCTTCGACGGCGCGCTGGAGGCCGCGGAGATCTCGCAGAAGATGGGCAAGCCCGTCAACCTCATGTGGCACCGCGCCGACGACTCGCGCGTCGGACGGGTGCACCCGCTGTGCACCTCGCGGATCCGCGCCGTCGTCGCCGGGGACAAGGTGCTCAGCTTCGAGCAGCGCCACACCAGCGTCTCCTCCGAGATCAATCCGGGCCTGGGCGAGCCGATCACCGCGGCCGCGATCAAGGCCCCGCTCGCGAACCTCACGTTCTCCGAGTCGGTCTTCGAGCTGACGCAGGTCGCGCACTACGACTTCGGGGTGAGCACACGCCTGCTCAACGAGGTCGACATGCGCTTCAACACGCAGTCGACGCGCAACATCTACTCACCCGACGTCACCGCCGCCCGCGAGCTCATGGTCGACCAGATCGCCGAGCAGATGGGCAAGGACCCCTACGAGTTCCGCCGGGAGTTCCTCAAGTCCGACCGGGCGCGCGGCGTGCTGGACAAGGTCGCCGAGGAGGGTGACTGGGGGAGGTCGATGCCGGAGGGCACCGCCCAGGGGATCGGCTTCCACTTCGAGTACAAGGGCGTCTCCGCCTGCCTCGTCGAGATCGACTGCCGCCCGGAGACGGTGAACCGGCCGATCCGCGAGGGCGTCACCGGCCCGCGCGTGACCAAGGTGACCTTCGCGATCGACCCCGGCCTGGTGATCAACCCGCGGGGTATCGAGGCCCAGATGATGGGCGGCATCAACGACGCCATCGCCAACATCCTGACGGCGGGCCTGCACCTGCAGGACGGTTACTTCGTCGAGGCGAGCTGGGACAACTACTTCTACACCCGCCAGTGGAACACCCCGATCGAGATGGACATCCACATCGTCGACTCCGGGTTCCCCGAGCCCGGCGGGATCGGTGAGGCCGGCGTGGCCTCCACCGGCGCCGCGGTGGCCAACGCCTACCGGCGGGCCACCGGGATCACGCCGGAGTACTTCCCGATCCACCACAAGGAACCGTTCCCGTTCGAGCCCAAGCCCGTCGTCCCCCCCATCCCGCAGTCGCCGACCGACGGCCTCGACTTCACCTTCTGA
- a CDS encoding (2Fe-2S)-binding protein: protein MPTHTFNLNGESVTVETEDDVRLLWVIRDILGVTGPKYGCGINVCKACTSHINGKAFNPCSVPVGEISADDEITTIEGLADTVDADLHPMQEAWIDKDVAQCGYCQPGQIMAAVAKVRQCADEGRKLDDAAIEEIRNICRCGTYNRIREAIYAGAENM, encoded by the coding sequence ATGCCTACCCACACCTTCAACCTCAACGGTGAGTCCGTCACCGTCGAGACCGAGGACGACGTCCGCCTGCTCTGGGTGATCCGCGACATCCTCGGCGTCACCGGCCCCAAGTACGGCTGCGGCATCAACGTCTGCAAGGCCTGCACCAGCCACATCAACGGCAAGGCCTTCAACCCCTGCAGCGTCCCCGTCGGCGAGATCTCCGCCGACGACGAGATCACCACCATCGAAGGCCTCGCCGACACCGTCGACGCCGACCTGCACCCCATGCAGGAAGCCTGGATCGACAAGGACGTCGCCCAGTGCGGCTACTGCCAGCCCGGCCAGATCATGGCCGCCGTCGCCAAGGTCCGCCAGTGCGCCGACGAAGGCCGCAAGCTCGACGACGCCGCCATCGAGGAGATCCGCAACATCTGCCGCTGCGGCACCTACAACCGCATCCGCGAGGCGATCTACGCCGGCGCGGAGAACATGTGA
- a CDS encoding class I SAM-dependent methyltransferase, translating into MSEGPAGWAVPLYEAVLDATGVREGTRVLDVGCGGGGFSRAAVARGAQVHGVDGDPSAVALAAREVPEATFAVGDAADLGDVGPVDVVGLVQLVAHLRDPRRALAEAVRVAPGGLVAVTVWGREQDCEVRAFGEALAPWLGPRRPPPEDGPDQLADLVGGAGLRVVSSEQVVCAFRYPDEDAVVGPLFDSGIGRHAMNAAGPATVRAAVLDRLERHRDGDGYVLNNTFRVLVARP; encoded by the coding sequence GTGAGCGAGGGACCCGCGGGCTGGGCCGTCCCGCTGTACGAGGCCGTCCTCGACGCCACCGGTGTGCGGGAGGGCACGCGCGTGCTCGACGTGGGGTGCGGCGGTGGCGGGTTCTCCCGCGCCGCGGTGGCGCGCGGGGCGCAGGTGCACGGCGTCGACGGCGACCCGTCGGCCGTGGCGCTGGCCGCGCGGGAGGTGCCGGAGGCGACGTTCGCCGTCGGCGACGCGGCCGATCTCGGTGACGTCGGACCGGTCGACGTGGTCGGCCTGGTGCAGCTGGTCGCCCACCTGCGCGACCCGCGCCGGGCGCTGGCGGAGGCCGTGCGCGTGGCGCCGGGCGGGCTCGTCGCCGTCACGGTGTGGGGCCGTGAGCAGGACTGCGAGGTGCGCGCTTTCGGCGAGGCGCTGGCGCCGTGGCTCGGGCCGCGCCGCCCGCCGCCCGAGGACGGCCCCGACCAGCTCGCCGACCTCGTCGGCGGGGCGGGACTGCGGGTCGTGTCGTCCGAGCAGGTGGTGTGCGCGTTCCGCTACCCCGACGAGGACGCGGTCGTCGGCCCGCTGTTCGACTCCGGCATCGGCCGGCACGCGATGAACGCGGCGGGGCCCGCCACGGTGCGTGCGGCGGTGCTGGACCGCCTGGAGCGCCACCGCGACGGCGACGGCTACGTCCTGAACAACACGTTCCGGGTCCTGGTCGCCCGACCCTGA
- a CDS encoding 5-methyltetrahydropteroyltriglutamate--homocysteine S-methyltransferase produces MTAPFRADHVGSLLRPPALLSAREQHAAGSLDDAGLRAAEDTAIRDVVALQAEAGLRSATDGEFRRTSWHMDFIYRLGGITKTDQRIEVKMRNAAGEGAFTSAGMAVDGPVRLENPIFADDFAFLAEQVGAGRAGTVVPKLTIPSPSMVYARGGSAVIDRGVYPDLEQFWTDLSAAYADEITALHGLGCRYLQLDDTALAYLNDPAHRADLAAKGDDPGTQHLRYIRQINAAIADRPSDLRVTTHMCRGNYRSSWAAEGGYDHVAEALFGELAVDGFFCEFDDERSGGFEPLRFVPPGKKVVLGLVTTKTGKLEDADALKRRIDEAAAHVPLDQLCLSPQCGFSSTVEGNDLTVDEQKAKLELIVRVADDVWGSR; encoded by the coding sequence ATGACGGCTCCGTTCCGCGCCGACCACGTCGGCAGCCTCCTGCGCCCACCCGCGCTGCTCTCCGCGAGGGAGCAGCACGCCGCGGGCTCCCTCGACGACGCCGGCCTGCGTGCCGCGGAGGACACCGCGATCCGCGACGTCGTCGCACTGCAGGCGGAGGCCGGCCTGCGCTCGGCCACCGACGGCGAGTTCCGCCGCACCTCGTGGCACATGGACTTCATCTACCGGCTCGGCGGCATCACGAAGACCGACCAGCGGATCGAGGTGAAGATGCGCAACGCCGCGGGCGAGGGCGCGTTCACCTCCGCGGGCATGGCGGTCGACGGCCCGGTCCGCCTGGAGAACCCGATCTTCGCCGACGACTTCGCGTTCCTCGCCGAGCAGGTGGGCGCCGGACGGGCCGGCACCGTCGTGCCGAAGCTGACGATCCCGTCGCCGAGCATGGTCTACGCCCGCGGCGGCTCCGCGGTGATCGACCGCGGCGTCTACCCCGACCTCGAGCAGTTCTGGACCGACCTCTCCGCCGCCTACGCCGACGAGATCACCGCCCTGCACGGCCTCGGCTGCCGCTACCTGCAGCTCGACGACACCGCGCTGGCCTACCTCAACGACCCCGCCCACCGCGCCGACCTGGCCGCGAAGGGCGACGACCCCGGGACCCAGCACCTGCGCTACATCCGCCAGATCAACGCCGCGATCGCCGACCGGCCGTCGGACCTGCGGGTCACCACGCACATGTGTCGCGGCAACTACCGCTCGTCGTGGGCGGCGGAGGGCGGCTACGACCACGTCGCCGAGGCGCTGTTCGGCGAGCTCGCCGTCGACGGCTTCTTCTGCGAGTTCGACGACGAGCGCTCCGGCGGGTTCGAGCCGCTGCGGTTCGTGCCGCCGGGCAAGAAGGTCGTGCTCGGGCTGGTCACGACGAAGACGGGGAAGCTGGAGGACGCCGACGCCCTCAAGCGCCGCATCGACGAGGCCGCGGCGCACGTGCCGCTCGACCAGCTGTGCCTGTCCCCGCAGTGCGGCTTCTCGTCCACGGTGGAGGGCAACGACCTCACCGTCGACGAGCAGAAGGCGAAGCTGGAGCTGATCGTCCGGGTCGCCGACGACGTGTGGGGGTCGCGGTGA
- a CDS encoding LLM class F420-dependent oxidoreductase, protein MDIGVVTFLTDYGIAPVELGRAVEERGLGALFLTEHTHIPTSRESPWPGGSELPTRYSHTYDPFVALAAVAATTERIGLGTAVSLIAQHDPIVLAKTVASLDRIAGGRFELGIGPGWNVEEMAHHGVDPGRRTARMLEHVEAMRVIWTEDEAEYHGRFVDFSPIWSWPKPTRVPPVLIGGGGPTVLDRVLSHGDGWIPLRVPVSALDAFGERVAELRRRAADAGRDPLPVTLYGASPKPEALASYAAAGVDRVLFELTDPGPGGTDATLHELDGLAALV, encoded by the coding sequence ATGGACATCGGCGTCGTGACCTTCCTGACCGACTACGGCATCGCCCCCGTCGAGCTGGGCCGGGCCGTCGAGGAGCGCGGGCTCGGCGCTCTGTTCCTCACCGAGCACACCCACATCCCGACCAGCCGCGAGTCGCCGTGGCCGGGCGGCTCCGAGCTGCCGACCCGCTACTCCCACACCTACGACCCGTTCGTCGCGCTCGCGGCGGTCGCCGCCACGACCGAGCGGATCGGGCTCGGCACCGCCGTCTCACTGATCGCCCAGCACGACCCGATCGTGCTGGCCAAGACGGTCGCGAGCCTCGACCGGATCGCCGGCGGGCGCTTCGAGCTGGGGATCGGGCCGGGCTGGAACGTCGAGGAGATGGCGCACCACGGCGTCGACCCCGGGAGGCGGACGGCCCGGATGCTGGAGCACGTCGAGGCGATGCGGGTGATCTGGACCGAGGACGAGGCCGAGTACCACGGCCGGTTCGTCGACTTCTCCCCGATCTGGTCCTGGCCCAAGCCGACGCGCGTGCCACCGGTGCTCATCGGCGGTGGCGGGCCGACGGTGCTCGACCGCGTCCTGTCCCACGGCGACGGCTGGATCCCGCTGCGCGTCCCGGTGTCGGCGCTGGACGCGTTCGGCGAGCGCGTCGCCGAACTGCGCCGGCGCGCCGCCGACGCCGGGCGCGACCCGCTGCCGGTCACCCTCTACGGGGCGTCGCCGAAGCCGGAGGCGCTCGCGTCCTACGCCGCCGCGGGGGTCGACCGGGTGCTGTTCGAGCTCACCGACCCGGGTCCCGGCGGTACCGACGCCACCCTGCACGAGCTCGACGGGCTCGCGGCCCTGGTCTAG
- a CDS encoding IclR family transcriptional regulator: MQPERSTGTSITRALRVVEAVASAGDGVTAKAIARRLACPLPTVYRMLGTLVQEGYLVRLQESRGYGLGYRIAELHRSLADQVRPASPVRTLLHELHSTVGAASHLVVFRDTDVVVAAVDDCADHPRPDGFDVGEPTPAHATAGGKVLLAPLRPARVSELLTPYGMPRLTSRTLVERRGLDRELMRVRSAGVGVEVEEYRPGIAGVAAPVPGPGGAVRSAIGVTVSRAEFAARRWELEVAVREAAARVARAETDDARATGGH; the protein is encoded by the coding sequence GTGCAACCCGAACGCAGCACCGGCACGTCGATCACGCGCGCGCTGCGGGTCGTCGAGGCCGTCGCCTCGGCGGGTGACGGCGTCACGGCCAAGGCCATCGCCCGGCGTCTGGCCTGCCCGCTGCCCACGGTCTACCGGATGCTGGGCACGCTGGTGCAGGAGGGCTACCTCGTCCGGCTGCAGGAGAGCCGCGGCTACGGGCTCGGCTACCGGATCGCCGAGCTGCACCGCAGCCTCGCCGACCAGGTCCGGCCGGCGTCACCGGTGCGGACGCTGCTGCACGAGCTGCACAGCACCGTCGGCGCAGCGTCGCACCTGGTCGTGTTCCGCGACACCGACGTCGTCGTCGCCGCCGTCGACGACTGCGCCGACCATCCCCGCCCCGACGGCTTCGACGTCGGCGAGCCGACGCCCGCGCACGCCACCGCGGGCGGCAAGGTCCTGCTCGCCCCGCTGCGCCCGGCCCGGGTGAGCGAACTGCTCACGCCGTACGGGATGCCCCGGCTGACCTCGCGCACGCTCGTCGAGCGCCGCGGCCTGGACCGGGAGCTGATGCGGGTGCGGTCGGCGGGTGTCGGGGTCGAGGTGGAGGAGTACCGGCCGGGGATCGCGGGCGTCGCGGCCCCGGTGCCCGGGCCCGGCGGTGCCGTGCGGTCGGCGATCGGGGTCACGGTGTCGCGCGCGGAGTTCGCGGCGCGGCGCTGGGAGCTGGAGGTCGCCGTGCGCGAGGCCGCGGCGCGCGTCGCGCGGGCCGAGACCGACGACGCCCGCGCGACCGGCGGGCACTAG
- a CDS encoding TetR/AcrR family transcriptional regulator: protein MGDDVKGRRGYRAPRRAEQAAGTRRAVLDAARELFLAHGYAATTVAQIAERAGVNVDTLYASVGRKPELLREVVETAISGSDRALPAEQRDYVRRIREATGAQMKIEIYAAAVAEMGPRTAPIFTALRDAAGRDPQCARLRTEVTRRRAGNMLLFAADLRATGELRADLTDDEVADIVWSTNSAEYYVLLVHERGWTPERFGAHLADLWCRMLLAPDG, encoded by the coding sequence ATGGGCGACGACGTCAAGGGCCGGCGGGGGTACCGGGCTCCGCGGCGTGCGGAGCAGGCGGCGGGTACCCGGCGCGCGGTCCTCGACGCGGCGCGCGAGCTGTTCCTGGCGCACGGGTACGCGGCCACCACCGTCGCGCAGATCGCCGAGCGGGCAGGTGTCAACGTCGACACGCTCTACGCCTCCGTCGGCCGCAAGCCGGAGCTGCTGCGGGAGGTGGTGGAGACCGCGATCTCCGGGTCCGACCGCGCGCTGCCCGCCGAGCAGCGTGACTACGTCCGGCGGATCCGGGAGGCGACGGGCGCGCAGATGAAGATCGAGATCTACGCGGCGGCCGTCGCCGAGATGGGCCCGCGCACCGCCCCGATCTTCACGGCGCTGCGCGACGCCGCGGGCCGCGACCCGCAGTGCGCCCGGTTGCGCACCGAGGTCACCCGGCGCCGGGCCGGCAACATGCTGCTCTTCGCGGCCGACCTGCGTGCCACCGGCGAGCTCCGTGCCGACCTCACCGACGACGAGGTCGCCGACATCGTCTGGAGCACCAACTCCGCCGAGTACTACGTACTGCTCGTACACGAGAGGGGCTGGACACCGGAGCGGTTCGGGGCGCACCTCGCGGACCTGTGGTGCCGGATGCTGCTGGCGCCCGACGGCTGA
- a CDS encoding DUF2630 family protein, with protein sequence MDDDELHHRIDELVAEEHRLERSHVGSALSGEEKARLDQLGVQLDRTWDLLRQRDARRRAGLDPDGATERDAGTVEGYRQ encoded by the coding sequence ATGGACGACGACGAACTGCACCACCGCATCGACGAGCTGGTCGCCGAGGAGCACCGCCTGGAGCGCTCCCACGTCGGTTCGGCACTCTCGGGCGAGGAGAAGGCCCGTCTCGACCAGCTCGGCGTGCAGCTCGACCGCACGTGGGACCTGCTGCGCCAGCGCGACGCCCGCCGCCGGGCCGGGCTCGACCCCGACGGTGCCACCGAGCGCGACGCCGGCACCGTCGAGGGCTACCGGCAGTAG
- a CDS encoding uridine kinase: MLVTPLTPDRLAVEVVGLVDARPGRVRLAVDGPTPTHPEVLADRVAGDLRTRGRAAAVVVATDYLRPASVRFEHGREDPDELLDGWLDDAALRREVLGPAASTGRVLPRLWDAASDRAFRDGYIQLPPDGVVIVAGALLLGRGLPFDLAVHLRMGPGALARKLPEAERWTLPAHARYAAERDPAGTADLLVLADRPDRPAVRR; this comes from the coding sequence GTGCTGGTCACCCCGCTGACCCCCGACCGGCTCGCCGTCGAGGTCGTCGGGCTCGTCGACGCACGGCCCGGCCGGGTGCGCCTGGCCGTCGACGGCCCGACCCCGACACACCCGGAGGTGCTCGCCGACCGGGTCGCGGGAGACCTGCGGACACGCGGCCGGGCCGCGGCCGTCGTGGTGGCCACGGACTACCTCCGGCCCGCGTCGGTGCGCTTCGAGCACGGGCGCGAGGACCCCGATGAGCTCCTCGACGGCTGGCTCGACGACGCCGCCCTGCGTCGCGAGGTCCTCGGCCCTGCGGCCTCGACGGGCCGAGTGCTGCCGCGCCTGTGGGACGCGGCGAGCGACCGCGCGTTCCGCGACGGGTACATCCAGCTCCCGCCGGACGGGGTCGTGATCGTCGCCGGCGCCCTGCTGCTGGGCCGCGGGCTGCCGTTCGACCTCGCGGTGCACCTGCGGATGGGCCCCGGCGCGCTGGCCAGGAAGCTGCCGGAGGCGGAGCGCTGGACACTCCCGGCGCACGCCCGCTACGCCGCGGAACGGGACCCGGCGGGTACCGCCGACCTGCTGGTGCTGGCCGATCGCCCGGACCGGCCCGCGGTGCGCCGGTGA